The following proteins come from a genomic window of Nostoc sp. ATCC 53789:
- a CDS encoding D-alanine--D-alanine ligase family protein, translated as MTKLRVGLLFGGRSGEHEVSIKSARAIAKALSAEENASKYEILPFYIQKDGRWLAGEVPQKVLETGSPLLEAEQSTSEGNLTSNPQAQTLSKWESPSQVAQVDIWFPVLHGPNGEDGTIQGLLTLMQVPFVGSGVLGSAMGMDKIAMKMAFEQAGLAQVKYKAITRAQVWSNPCVFPKLCDEIEAALGYPAFVKPANLGSSVGIAKVRSRQELEAALDNAASYDRRLVVEAGVVAREVECAVLGNDQPQASVVGEISYDSDFYDYETKYTEGRADLLIPALIPDAIARKIQDMALEAFAAVDAAGLARVDFFYVEATQEVLINEINTLPGFTATSMYPQLWAHSGVSFPELVDRLIQLALERYSPS; from the coding sequence ATGACTAAGCTGCGGGTGGGGTTACTGTTTGGCGGTCGTTCGGGAGAACATGAAGTTTCAATCAAATCAGCACGGGCGATCGCTAAAGCCCTGAGTGCAGAGGAAAATGCTAGTAAGTACGAAATACTTCCTTTTTACATCCAAAAAGATGGACGCTGGCTAGCGGGAGAAGTACCCCAAAAGGTTTTAGAAACAGGCAGTCCGCTTTTGGAAGCTGAACAATCAACTTCTGAGGGAAATCTGACATCCAATCCTCAAGCCCAAACCCTAAGTAAATGGGAATCTCCCTCTCAAGTTGCCCAAGTGGATATTTGGTTTCCCGTTCTCCACGGTCCCAACGGTGAAGACGGGACAATTCAAGGGTTATTAACTTTGATGCAAGTCCCCTTTGTTGGTTCTGGGGTGTTAGGTTCGGCGATGGGGATGGATAAAATTGCCATGAAAATGGCCTTTGAGCAAGCGGGACTAGCACAGGTAAAATATAAAGCGATAACTAGAGCGCAAGTTTGGTCTAATCCTTGCGTTTTTCCGAAACTGTGTGATGAGATTGAGGCAGCATTAGGTTATCCCGCTTTTGTCAAACCTGCTAATTTGGGTTCATCAGTGGGGATTGCCAAAGTGCGATCGCGCCAAGAATTAGAAGCCGCCTTAGATAATGCCGCCAGTTATGACCGAAGACTGGTTGTAGAAGCTGGTGTCGTCGCCAGGGAAGTTGAGTGTGCTGTTTTAGGCAACGATCAACCCCAAGCCTCTGTCGTTGGAGAGATTAGTTATGATAGTGATTTTTATGATTATGAAACTAAATATACAGAAGGTCGGGCAGATTTACTGATTCCAGCACTGATTCCAGATGCGATCGCTCGTAAAATTCAGGACATGGCTTTGGAAGCCTTTGCAGCTGTTGATGCTGCGGGATTGGCAAGGGTCGATTTCTTCTATGTGGAAGCGACACAAGAGGTTTTGATTAATGAAATCAATACGTTGCCAGGGTTTACGGCGACGAGTATGTATCCCCAACTCTGGGCCCATAGTGGAGTCTCCTTTCCAGAATTAGTTGATCGGTTAATTCAACTTGCTCTTGAAAGGTATTCTCCTAGCTGA